The following DNA comes from Salvelinus sp. IW2-2015 linkage group LG1, ASM291031v2, whole genome shotgun sequence.
atcaaagaggtcaaagaggtgggcatatGGGCCCCGTCAGAGAGGTGGACATCAGGCTGAGGGAGGCAGATGGCAGGGAACTGTTGTGTTTTATGAAGTCCGGGCCATCGTCGTTGACCATGTGGTAAACAGAGGCCTTACCATGGCAGTGGCTGCCAGATTAGGCCACCCAAATCTGAAAAGGTCAATTCGATCATGAGAACATTTCGTCAAGAAAACCGATAAGTCTGCAAGATGTGCACTATGCTTTACCattatgtcgtgtctttggctatgccagattaattgctatgacatgctattctataaaataatttctccgtaattaatattacctgattgaactaatcatgtaaatgtaattaactagagagggacaccaagaaagaatatttatagagctgttatctttcgaataaactcttaaagatttagtaatattttacatccatagcagtcacattaatcgtcattttattcagtctcatctgaaagttgtaaatccttggttatctgcaagaatcctggctaacaagttgaatcagcaatacaaaattgggtttaattatttatttactaaatacctaactaatcacacagaatcacacatacacaattaaatcataacttgatcacaaattgccgtcataaaggcaaatgtccctagcgggcggaatagatatgacagcttgttacacaaagaaaaggggcgggattttagtgaaagagcgggagactggaacataggcgaagCTGTaccatcgtaaatacagtatcttatgcattctaaattaccgcccatttagaaaaggaaaatgcaataaatatttactctgagctgcgcttcagtaggttggtggtagatggaKGACCGTcttgccaaaccgagtcctctgtcctttgaagaatgtctctggtggtcactggatacgttggagtaacgtcGATGTggagtagacgggatactctgactgtccttcctaacctgcgtttgtagcagctgttgctaactcaacggctaggaggtataacttctgtagtgaatacgagttcaaagttcataccatttacaaccaaagtccatgctgatgttggcttagttctgtagttattatctgaaccattctgacatcggatcgtcatcctagtgtccccggaacaggaagttatatttttgtcaatggcttttatagtggagggagaggggtgtgtctgaaaagtttataacccatgtctcttcacaggggcgggccactggttgagcagaggcccaaacttatgaaaacccaaatctctcatttggaagctaaaattacatttcatctcttcacaaataatttcatattcaaacatttgaattaaacaacaattccatgtgaatccgatacctctgacgtttagactttccacagtagagtttgtcattctatcattgatgagaatgtgtcagagggcaaccgaactgacataatataccttaagtaccacggcatatgttcagttggtcggattaccagaatatagttKatttccccccaacttctgatgttcccagaatctctatgttaaccaatgggttttcttatgtcacatcagttatggtagggagagggaaagaggtatttatgactgtcataaacctacccccaggccaacgtcatgacaattaCATATGCAGTAAATTACATTATAATACATGTAAATTCACAAAATATGTTACAGTATTCTTACCGTATGATCTATTGACAGTATACTCTGTTCCACCCTCAGAATTGACAGAAGACCCCATGGTGGTGACCGTGGCCGTGTACTTGtgaaccatcacaagtatatctttgttgatgaagtgggcttcaacctggccaaaacTGGACACTGTGAGCGGAACATCATCGACCCATACTCTTCtttcctcaaccctattgaggaatgtttttcagcatgGAGTTGAGTACGATCGCCATTCCAATGAGCGTGCCACCCTCCTTCTGGACATGTATGAGGCATGCGACGACTTCAATGCAGACCAATGTCAAGCTTGGATTCGCTATGCCAAAAGTTTTTTCCCgcggtgcatgaacaatgaggcCAAATGcacaagacaggcttgatgcaaatgAATGCGTGCTAAAcgttgttttattttcatttaatttgttacatctgattacagacagtacacctatgttgcaattatatctgaaaatgtcatgttttttgttttgtataaaTGATTGTAGAGGATGTCTTCATTGATCAGACCTTTGATTACACATTGGATAGATATTATGGAAATTATAGGTTTTCTGTCAATTTTATTGGGTAATGTAAGtctattgcctaatgtgaaaattGTGTAATCGACTGTAATTTGcagtactgtagcatattacttTCAGCACTTCTAAGGGCGATTTGAAACACATATcttgcattgtttgctattggattaactggtagttAAAACGACTAAATTGAAAAGATAtcgttatgttgtgttttggtgattaaaccaatgttctcATGACATTTCgcaataaacttagattttgaatcaatggttgtgtggtgagagatgtttacaatccaaatgaatgcacaatgacaggttttgaatgaaagactggcTGCATTACAAGTGTGACAAGTTTTGCGTTTTGTACTAACAGTTGTGAAAATGTATCACATGCCAAAATAGTAGCAaagcaaaaataataaaaaataataatttcaaatcAGTCTatcctactgtacagtactgtacacaatTGCTCACTTGACGACACTCAACTTGATACTCAACTACATTAAACACATGCATATGAGCTTTTTTTTGTAGTGGTCATGGTAATAAAATACAATGCAACACACAATTGGAGCTAAGGTATTAGTACTCCTTGGTTGGAGAAAGCAAAACTCATCATGGAGGTCTGCAGTGGCTCACGGGTCTGTACGCACATCGATACctacacatgcagtcagagccagcgAGAAAATTCTACGTTTTcgagcaaatttcctgcaatggggtatagagaaaatgttgccgttttaaggcaagtttgctgcaaatctacacattctGCTCAATATGcagaacattattattttttttttaaatatgcaaTTCTACTCGTTTTGCCATGGGGCGAAGAGAAAATGTGATTACTACAAGTTATATAGCTGGCTGCATTGAACCTGTAgagcaagttttctgcaattctacacattttgccatggggcagagagaaaacgttgcaattttaaaacaaatttcattcaattctactcattttgccatggggtggagagaaaaaaatgcatttacaggtaatttcctgcaattctacccattttgccatggggtggagaggaatgtttactgttttaaagctaatttcctgcaattctacacatttagccgacatggctaattgagtgactgtcagtgactgacatcacaagagaaaaactgctgatgcacaaccacattttgaaattgcaccttgtataTTCTTCTATTCTGGCTCTCAACAAACAGTAAGCACATCTTTTTAAAAATGTCTTTGGAAATTGATCCACGGGTCTACAAAAGGGGgaccgccagttgcccatccctgatctaaacCCACAGGATCAGAAATGTAAATATTAAGCCGGTGGGGTTGAACTCTTCAATTTGCAATGGACCAGAAACCAGCCATGCCCTTAACCTGCGAGAAGACCAAGAAcatagaggtgggagggagggagatagtgtgtgtgtgtgtgagagagagaggtagagagagaggcagagaaagagtgaagagagggagagagaaacagaagctgAGAGGGAAGAAGAGCGGGAGAGCGAGGAATAGAgaaaaagaggcagagagaacgagaaagagagatatgTCGTGGGTGGCAAACACGACGGGGCTTGAGGGAGATGTCAGCTCTCATCAGATGAGCTAGGAGAAGTGCTAAGGGGTGTGTGAGTATGCTttcatgtgtgggtgtgtatgtgaatGCTTACATCCAtgcatttgtgcatgtgtgtatgtgagtgcttATATGTGCGTGGCTCTGCGAATGTATGTGTGAGTacgtgtatatttgtgtgtgtgtgtgtgtgtcaatgtgcaTGTGTGGGTAGAGCCCGTGACCATGCCATAATGTGTGAGAGCAGACCACCTGAGGCTCCAGAGTACGGAGTCAGCCTCTGCCTGTAGGTGGCTCCATGCTGCCCACACAGCGCAGGTATCAAAGGTCACTCAATCAGAACAGGAAGTGGCCCTGAGGCAGCAGGAACTCATGCATAGTACACAACACCTGGGTAGCATGAGTTCCTGAATTATAGGCAatacaagcacaaacacacctgattcaactaatcagaCAGGGATGATCCTAAATCTGTGGGTACAGGCTACTTCTGAAACCTGCAGCTGTGTTCCACTTTCAATAGACCAACATGCAAAGCAAGAGAAAGGTCCCATTAGCATGGTTGGTTCCATTAGTTCATTTTGCATCAAACAGGACACGTTTTGTCTCTCTGTGGAGTTCAGAACTGAGTCTGGGTGGGGAGAGTGGGGTCCTGAGGGCCAGATGGCTTGCTAGGAGTCAGTCCACTGTGATGACTCTGACTCTATCCATCTGTCCATCACACTCCaacacagcctctctctcctcaggcatCTATCACTACAggcctacatgtactgtacaataTGAACAGTATTTCTTCCTTATCCTTTCCATTTTCATTTGTAAAGTGTGTGGAGATCCTTTCAATACTTTTTGAATACGTTAGGATTTGATTTCGAATGCCATTGATGATTGGAATGCCCTGTTTTCACAAGRCACCCAGCCAACGTCCGAGTCTGTCAGTTTTATTTAATATTATCTCTGCTCTTGGTTTGTTAAGTGCAGCAGCTGCAGTCGAAGACCATCACCTGTCTGTCCTGCACCGGAGAGCAGATCCTCAGCTCCAGGAACATTCCCAGGCAGCACATTTATTAGAGACATGATTGATACAGTAATAACTTGGTTAGGACGTGTGTGACTAGTTCGAGGCAGGAGAGACTTTTCACAGCTTTCATACACTTGACAAGTGATACAGTACCTTTCATGCATAAAGTAATCAAATGGGATTTCTGAGCAAAACTGCTTAAACTTAAGAGATACAGACTGGAGTCGCACAAGGTATTTGGCATGGACTTATTATAACATGCTGGAGTTCTCATATACCGCtctgaataaaataaatagaggGATATTCAGagttcctatttcacaacaacaaagacaatCATACATGCAGCCGTTTGCATTCACACACCCAGCTACAAACGCAAACAAAATGAGAGGAATAAACTACACATACGGAGTGCAAAGTTGCAAGACAATCAACAGCAGATCACATCaaaaagggggggaaaaacaacaaaaacctcCCGCTTTTGGCTGAAAAtcattctggtgttgccatgGTGAGGGGGTTCTGTGCTTGAAGCCTTCCATTACTGCGACAGTGACATCATCCCATCCAAATATAGCATAACAGTTAGGAAGGGTGTCATAATACCCTCAGGAAACACCGTGGGCTTCTGCTGAAACACTAACTGACGATCCCTTCTAGATGGACCATagagagtggctggagtctatcCAGGTCAGGGGTCACTCTGTTACGGTATATATGGTCATTGTCTTGTCGAGACAGGCAGCAACATCAGAGGTGTCATAACCATTGAAACTGAGCAACCAATTACCTCCCTCACTTTCATACAAGTTTTAAGACAAATTGCCCGTTGTATATTCTTCTATTCTGGCTCTCAACAAACAGTAAGTACATTGATCCGTGGGTCTACAAAAGGGgggccaccagttgcccatccctgatctaaacCCACAGGATCAGAAATGTAAATATTAAGCCGGTGGGGTTGAACTCTTCAATTTGCAATGGACCAGAAACCAGCCATGCCCTTATCCTGCGAGAAGACcaatcacatacacacaacctCAGGAGCTGCTGTGGCCTTTGCTGTGTGAGCATAAATGCTAAAGTTCATTTGCTATTCAGACAAGCAGGTCAAGCATGTGGTTGTGGCATTTAAGCAACAGGCAGTCGGCCACAAGAGAAAATAAATCTCAGTGGCTCTGGAGAACTAGATATGGATCTcgtccccccccaccccaccaaaaAAAATCTAACCTGAACACCATGATACTAATAGCTAGGTCAAAAGGCCTAGGAGGAcaaagagcaaaccagatggcaaatAACAGAAAGTGTTTGATCTGAGGCCTACTGCTCCTGTTGAGAATGGATTTCTCATATAGCCAACATGTTCACATTGATCTGATGTGTTTTCTAAAATATGAGCTAATATTTTTTTTCAGACTAACTACTCTCTACGCTACGGTCTACACTGACTACAGTTCACTGATGGGCAAAACTGCACAAGTCTATTTTAATTTCCAACCACCAGATGTCACTGAAGTAGCACCAGCGGAACGGAATCACAACGCCACACACTTGAACGCTGTGATTTAACAGTTTGTCCCCCGCAGCCGAGAAAGTATTTCATCAAATACAATTCTATTGGCATTGATTCAATTAAATATGTTGTGTTTAATACTTGGATGCATACTTGGGATTAatgtttttgtcaataacagtgtGTTCATTTCACTTGGCTGAAGGGGATCGAATAACTTCTCTCGCAGTTTTTCTTCCTGGTGTAGCGTATTTACTGTATCTGCAAAGTTTAAACAAGAACTATTTTGTCATCAAACCTATTTTGAGTTCATGTCAATGGTTGTTAAAGACGGTAGTTAGTGTAGTGGAAAAACCATAGACGAGAAAAACATAAATGTTCTCGTTTGAAACTTACGGTAAGGGGTGTTTTTATCGTACTGTCGTCACAAATACTTTTAGAGCAGGGTTTGACGTCAGTTTCTATATTTGGTGTTGGACGGAACCCTATTTGCATGTTAATCCCACCACGCTCTCAGATTGTTTTCCACGATGTGAACCAATCACATCGCACAGTGTGTCCGCTTTCTCTGTGAATCCCATTGGTTAAAATGCCAATCACTCTAAAAGGGCACTTAAGTGACGTCATCCATTCTCTGTCCCTTGATAAAAAGAGGCCACAAGCCGTAATGTAAGCACAAAGAGAACTTGGAAGTGCTATTAGAGAGGCCACAACATTAAGCGAACCYTTATTTTGGATAAAGAATGCTGAATGTTACGTTGGCCAGAGCCAACTTGGTGCGTTGATATTACTGCTTCTGATTTGAAGATTCCATTTACTGAAGGATTAGCCCTGGACTGGAGTGAGGCCCGCATAGCTttttcagctagctagccaacgttagtttACGGTACCTCTGCTTCACACTGCATTCCTGTCGAAAAAAACGTCTTATTTTCTACGAGCTGAAAACTATTTTGCGGGCAAAATGAACCAAGCATACTCCTCTAGAAGTGAAATAGGGCCCGAAGTAACGGCCGCAGCAACCTTTGTTTCCAGGCTATTGAGAACAAGAGGCTTCCTGAGCGAACACCAACTCCATGATTTCAGAGATTGTCTTCAACAGTCATTATCAGGTAATTTGGTTAGCCATTTCCTATAGAAATAGATTTGCTCGGTACTAAAGTTCATGTCGAAATGGCTTCCTATACAAACTGGTTGCTTGTTTACTAGCGtcaacctagctaacgttagctagcctttGTCTGTTCAACTGACAGtcaaactaacgttagctagcgaacgTTCACTTTCTGTCTTGTTTTATCGATTTAATACTTAATTTCAGCCAAATGCTCTACCTAATATTAGATAATGTTGAAATAGAAAGCCAACCTGTTGCTTAAGTGTCATTTTACGATGTTTTGTCGAATGGCTTTGCTGTTTTTGCAAGGCAGAAAATTCTCGTTAGCCTAGGTAGGCTTGTCTCGAGACTTTACTAGGCCCAATCGAAGGATCGACCAACTGTCTATTCTCGAGCATAGCTATATTTGGGGCTGCGAGCGATGTCGGCAAAAGTTGGTAGGTAGTAGTATCCCATATCAGTAATTCAAACTCATTCAAAGGAGGTTGACTTGTCTATAGCTAGCATCAGCGGTCAAGTTTTATTGTCTGGGGCTTTGTTTTCAAAGCAGCACGTTGACTTCTAATTTCGTGTCTGTCTGAACATTTTCTCTTCACAGAGCACTACCAGAACCACTGGTTCCCTGACAGACCACAGAAGGGCTCCGGCTACCGCTGCATCAGAATGAATCATGAAATGGACCCAATCATTGGCAGGGCTGCTGGTCGGATCGGACTTACTAGCGATCAGCTCTTTGCCCTCCTTCCCCGGGAGCTGACACTCTGGGTGGACCCTTTTGAGGTCTCTTACCGCATCGGGGAGGATGGCTCCATCTGTGTCCTCTATGAGGCAGAGTCCCTAGCGCCCGCAGCAGCCCCTAGCCCTGACCCCACAAACAACTGCAAGAATCAGTTTCTGATCGGTGGCCGCACTAGCCCGCCGAAGAACTACCTGATGACTGTCTCGAGCTAGTGTGGTTCAGGCACTACCGCGACGCCAAACAGCGTCGGTGTGAAGGCCATCGACCACCCACAGTGATCCTTTTTGTATTTTCATTTCATAGTGTTTTCCCCTATTAAATTAACTTGATTGCTTATTTAATTGAATTTGCGTATTCTAAAAGCACCTGGTatttgttagagcgttgggtagcACTTTAGAATGTTTGACTACCAGCCCATAGGCTCTAATTGCACTGCTGGGACTCTCAGTATGTAGTGTGCTTATGTCCTGTGGTATTAGCACACTACATGCAAGCATGGGCTTTATTAAGTGTAAACACAACATCTCTGGGATTCTGATGCTAGTTTCTCATGGTGTAATAATACTTCACGCCACTTCCCACAAATGTAAACTAAAATAATCGTATAACTGGAGTCAAGTATTTGTTCAGTAacctatacatttacaaaaatgtggtTTTATAATTCAGTTCACTGCTGGTTTGTAATCTTACGGGACCACGTCACCTATCTGTGCCCTGAAATCAACGACTCAAGACAAAATGTCTGAC
Coding sequences within:
- the LOC111963417 gene encoding protein BTG2, giving the protein MNQAYSSRSEIGPEVTAAATFVSRLLRTRGFLSEHQLHDFRDCLQQSLSEHYQNHWFPDRPQKGSGYRCIRMNHEMDPIIGRAAGRIGLTSDQLFALLPRELTLWVDPFEVSYRIGEDGSICVLYEAESLAPAAAPSPDPTNNCKNQFLIGGRTSPPKNYLMTVSS